The nucleotide window CGGCTCGACGCCCTCTTCCGGGTCGCGATCGACTCCAGCAACCTGCGCGTACGGGCGGCGGCGATCGAGATCTACCTGGCCGCGTTCTCGATCGAGAAGACTCTCGAACAGGTCGCCTATCACCAGGAGGTCATCCGCGAGCATCCGGAAGAGGCTCCCTGGCATCTGTGGGTCCTCGGCTTCCTCGCCAACCGCGACGTGGCGCGCGCCGAGATCCTCGACTTCCTGCTGCCCTATCTCGACGATCCCGAGACCGAGATCCGTCATTGGGCGGTCGAAGGAATGGCCTATTCGGGAGACGAGGCGATCATTCCCCATCTGCTGCGAGTCTTCCACGACGACCCCGAGCCCTTCGTTCGGGAACGGGCGGCCTGCAGCCTGGCCC belongs to bacterium and includes:
- a CDS encoding HEAT repeat domain-containing protein, giving the protein MPTSRGLRFAGLALAVALVVAASQPSAVRAAFERLLRFIELGGEPVLASVPVISEHEIEELRLAPPQEQAERLLERAINGYRGANELIEAELGNWSGEIKIEGRLDALFRVAIDSSNLRVRAAAIEIYLAAFSIEKTLEQVAYHQEVIREHPEEAPWHLWVLGFLANRDVARAEILDFLLPYLDDPETEIRHWAVEGMAYSGDEAIIPHLLRVFHDDPEPFVRERAACSLA